In Rubrobacter radiotolerans DSM 5868, a genomic segment contains:
- a CDS encoding NAD(P)/FAD-dependent oxidoreductase — protein sequence MSKLAKGGLALGGAVLGVAALRRVLNPPPRYAPWEKPRYRDFEKKVLVVGGGFGGYTAAKKVCEKIRDREDVGVLVLARDNFFTFWPMVPGIVSSDIDARNVAQPLRRSLIRNGASFRRAEVKGVDLENKRVISDADIDFPFDQLILSLGAQPNFFGIPGVEEHALSMRGVADAEHLRNRVIERFEEVSLTRGEVPDSKLTFVVIGAGATGVEIATEIHHLVHENLAPDYPNIDPNRVRIYLVEGLPQILPELDPALQKAARHRLHSQNIAVKTNTLAEEVTSDRVKLKGGEEIPSENVIWTAGARPNVLIEELGLPLDGRNGIKVDEYLRVEGHENVWAIGDCASVPDIRTKEEGGTDRPIPPNAQAAVQQGYVVADNVLAALDGDESRMRPFKYKPIGQLVELGSDFAVNEVMGVKFSGQLAALFWRAAYLVRLNSPQSRARIAADWLLGAFLKPAVTQLRGTSEN from the coding sequence TTGAGCAAACTAGCCAAGGGAGGGCTCGCGCTGGGCGGGGCGGTCCTCGGGGTCGCGGCACTCAGGAGGGTGTTGAACCCGCCGCCGCGCTACGCGCCGTGGGAGAAGCCCCGCTACCGGGACTTCGAGAAGAAGGTCCTTGTCGTGGGGGGCGGCTTCGGCGGCTACACGGCGGCTAAGAAGGTCTGCGAGAAGATCCGCGACCGTGAGGACGTCGGGGTGCTCGTTCTGGCCCGAGACAACTTCTTTACCTTCTGGCCGATGGTGCCGGGCATCGTGTCGAGCGACATAGACGCAAGGAACGTCGCGCAGCCCCTGAGGCGCTCGCTTATAAGGAACGGGGCCAGCTTCCGCCGGGCGGAGGTCAAGGGAGTGGACCTTGAGAACAAGCGCGTGATCTCCGACGCCGACATAGACTTCCCGTTCGACCAGCTCATCCTCTCGCTCGGGGCGCAGCCGAACTTCTTCGGCATCCCGGGCGTCGAGGAGCACGCACTGAGCATGCGCGGGGTCGCAGACGCCGAGCACCTCAGAAACCGCGTAATAGAGAGGTTCGAGGAGGTCTCGCTCACGCGCGGGGAGGTCCCGGACTCGAAGCTCACCTTCGTGGTTATCGGGGCGGGGGCGACGGGGGTCGAGATCGCGACCGAGATCCACCACCTCGTCCACGAGAACCTCGCGCCCGACTACCCGAACATAGACCCGAACCGGGTCCGCATCTACCTTGTCGAGGGACTGCCGCAGATCCTCCCGGAGCTCGACCCGGCGCTGCAGAAGGCCGCCCGTCACCGGCTGCACAGCCAGAACATCGCGGTCAAGACGAACACGCTCGCCGAGGAGGTTACGTCAGACCGGGTGAAGCTCAAGGGCGGGGAGGAGATCCCCTCGGAGAACGTGATCTGGACCGCCGGAGCCCGCCCGAACGTGCTTATCGAGGAGCTCGGGCTCCCGCTCGACGGGCGCAACGGGATAAAGGTCGACGAGTACCTCCGGGTCGAGGGGCACGAGAACGTCTGGGCGATCGGCGACTGCGCCTCCGTGCCGGACATCCGCACAAAGGAGGAGGGCGGCACGGACCGTCCGATCCCGCCGAACGCGCAGGCGGCGGTGCAGCAGGGCTACGTCGTTGCGGACAACGTCCTCGCCGCGCTCGACGGCGACGAGAGCCGGATGCGCCCGTTCAAGTACAAGCCGATAGGGCAGCTCGTCGAGCTCGGGAGCGACTTCGCGGTCAACGAGGTCATGGGGGTCAAGTTCAGCGGCCAGCTCGCCGCGCTCTTCTGGCGGGCGGCGTACCTGGTGCGGCTCAACAGCCCGCAAAGCCGGGCGAGGATCGCCGCCGACTGGCTGCTCGGCGCGTTCCTCAAGCCCGCCGTGACGCAGCTGCGCGGGACGAGCGAGAACTAG
- a CDS encoding glycosyltransferase family 2 protein, giving the protein MNIYGISTVRNEADIMETNILYHLSLGLDHVLVLDNGSSDGTDAVLERIAQRDERVSWVRNDSTFDQEKLTTELAREAVRRGADWLVPFDADEFWWVEENNLREILSRTEAGALRVSLVNFVQSRGVRSLKPESLLRMTYRAEEKRLGWGPDTRERIENRELAYVEIAYPQKWISRPAEDVEILRGNHDVRQIRGPKTQAEGIYLLHAPLRSRAVLKNKAEQGRRLDEAGIDPQSGWHLRRLSVLESQGRLDEEWAANSYSAGRLDLGEKKRTLLPDTRLREALSPILQSSTGGTSEKGKTSSARPLFVAGCQRSGTTAFAEYLNVHPEVMLLRERYKFIPHEVASDLLSFERILQYSAGETNVPEEQYVELLASKDQKKLKWVGDKNPDYYAFFGRLVRQNPGARFIVLYRPLEEVAESFEARAKDPEDHWPASFDLQKSVEVWNNALKRTKAFAEGDPGAEVLVLSYRDFFYRNETCIPLISHFLGIAFDNEIQKDWKIRSDAFERNRRQKTDLTQEQKNFLEERKDHAVEEWVLQRIEDQWDNPGICFRGRRGSTSSSRWKAREVGLQRKEDTRREEFLKMRRHVRHLALQNVSLKRQLAEARSSVTWRMLDAFSKARAIVMRQTK; this is encoded by the coding sequence TTGAATATCTATGGGATTTCGACGGTACGAAACGAAGCCGATATCATGGAGACCAACATCCTATACCACCTCTCCCTCGGCTTGGATCATGTACTAGTCTTAGACAACGGCTCTTCGGATGGTACGGACGCGGTACTCGAAAGGATCGCACAAAGAGACGAGAGGGTAAGTTGGGTTCGGAATGACTCCACCTTCGATCAGGAAAAACTGACCACGGAGCTTGCGCGCGAAGCGGTGCGTAGAGGGGCGGACTGGCTGGTACCGTTCGATGCAGATGAATTCTGGTGGGTTGAAGAGAACAACCTGCGCGAGATTCTGTCTCGGACGGAGGCCGGGGCACTTCGAGTCTCTCTGGTTAACTTCGTGCAGTCGCGCGGAGTCCGCAGCCTGAAACCCGAGTCGTTACTAAGAATGACCTATCGCGCCGAAGAGAAGCGCCTCGGCTGGGGACCGGACACTCGCGAGCGGATTGAGAATAGAGAGCTTGCCTACGTAGAGATCGCCTACCCTCAAAAGTGGATCAGCCGTCCCGCCGAGGATGTAGAGATACTGCGCGGAAATCACGATGTACGACAAATACGAGGACCGAAGACGCAAGCAGAAGGCATATATCTCCTGCACGCGCCGCTTCGCTCGCGGGCTGTTCTCAAAAACAAGGCTGAGCAGGGACGCAGACTCGATGAGGCCGGGATAGACCCACAAAGTGGCTGGCATCTGAGGCGCCTCTCCGTCCTCGAAAGTCAGGGCAGGCTAGACGAGGAATGGGCGGCTAACAGCTACAGTGCAGGACGTCTCGATCTCGGTGAAAAGAAACGTACTCTGCTCCCTGATACCCGACTGAGAGAGGCCCTCTCACCAATACTACAGTCAAGTACCGGAGGAACCTCCGAGAAGGGAAAAACGTCGAGTGCCAGGCCGCTGTTTGTCGCGGGTTGCCAGAGGAGTGGTACCACAGCGTTCGCCGAGTATCTGAACGTCCACCCAGAGGTGATGCTCCTGAGAGAACGTTACAAATTCATCCCTCACGAGGTCGCGTCCGATCTGCTCTCCTTCGAGCGCATCCTTCAGTACAGTGCCGGTGAAACGAACGTTCCTGAGGAGCAGTACGTAGAGTTGCTCGCTAGCAAAGACCAGAAGAAGCTGAAGTGGGTCGGAGACAAAAATCCCGACTACTACGCTTTCTTCGGCAGGCTCGTCAGACAGAACCCCGGTGCGCGGTTTATAGTTCTCTACCGACCTCTGGAGGAAGTCGCTGAGTCCTTTGAGGCAAGAGCCAAGGACCCCGAAGACCACTGGCCCGCTTCGTTTGACCTCCAGAAGTCCGTCGAGGTCTGGAACAACGCCCTGAAACGGACCAAAGCCTTCGCCGAAGGAGACCCTGGAGCGGAAGTCTTGGTCCTTAGCTACAGAGACTTTTTCTATCGCAACGAGACTTGCATTCCTCTGATCTCCCACTTCCTCGGTATAGCCTTCGATAATGAGATCCAGAAGGATTGGAAGATTCGCTCCGATGCGTTCGAGCGAAACAGACGACAGAAAACTGACCTTACGCAAGAGCAGAAGAACTTTCTTGAAGAGAGGAAAGACCACGCAGTAGAGGAGTGGGTTCTGCAGCGCATCGAAGATCAGTGGGACAACCCCGGCATATGTTTCCGTGGCCGTCGAGGTTCAACGTCATCCTCTCGCTGGAAAGCTCGGGAAGTCGGCCTTCAGCGGAAAGAGGATACGCGACGCGAAGAGTTCTTGAAGATGCGGAGGCATGTCCGCCACCTAGCTCTTCAGAACGTTAGCCTCAAGCGCCAGTTAGCAGAGGCACGGAGTTCCGTGACATGGAGGATGCTCGATGCCTTCAGTAAAGCCCGAGCTATCGTAATGAGACAAACGAAGTGA
- a CDS encoding HAD hydrolase-like protein — MRVRGLLVDINGTLTEGDALIPGAAEAMRLIACAGLPYRYTTNIDSRPRREVAGWLRSLGLDVNEGDLFTPAAAASLELRGRRCHALVAPSLAEDLAGVDLTGDEPENPPEAVLVGDVRERFTYANLDRAFRFLAAGAELYALQKNRYRRTPEGPSLDTGAFVAALEYASGKRATVFGKPERPFFRLALRDLGLPAGDVAVVGDDPETDFAGAGAAGLVAVGVKTGKYVPGEVEPDVLLQSVRELPHALGL; from the coding sequence GTGAGAGTCCGGGGGCTCCTTGTAGACATAAACGGCACCCTCACCGAGGGCGACGCCCTGATACCCGGTGCGGCGGAGGCGATGCGGCTCATCGCGTGCGCGGGTCTCCCGTACCGCTACACCACGAACATAGACAGCCGTCCGAGGCGCGAGGTCGCCGGATGGCTCCGCTCGCTCGGGCTCGACGTGAACGAAGGAGACCTCTTCACCCCGGCCGCCGCTGCCTCGCTGGAGCTTCGCGGGCGACGCTGCCACGCGCTCGTCGCGCCGTCTCTTGCGGAGGACCTCGCCGGCGTCGATCTGACGGGGGACGAGCCGGAGAACCCGCCGGAGGCCGTCCTTGTCGGGGACGTGCGCGAGAGGTTCACCTACGCGAACCTCGACCGGGCGTTCCGCTTTCTTGCGGCGGGGGCGGAGCTCTACGCGCTGCAGAAGAACCGCTACCGCCGGACGCCGGAGGGACCCTCGCTCGACACCGGGGCGTTCGTCGCCGCGCTTGAGTACGCGAGCGGGAAGCGCGCCACCGTCTTCGGCAAGCCGGAGAGGCCGTTTTTCAGGCTCGCGCTGCGCGACCTCGGGCTTCCGGCCGGGGACGTCGCCGTTGTCGGGGACGACCCGGAGACGGACTTTGCGGGTGCGGGGGCAGCGGGGCTTGTCGCGGTCGGGGTAAAGACCGGCAAGTACGTGCCGGGGGAGGTCGAGCCGGACGTGCTGCTGCAGAGCGTGCGGGAGCTTCCGCACGCGCTCGGGCTTTAG
- a CDS encoding class I SAM-dependent methyltransferase, with protein MQVGCGPHNAIVGWWNTDIRSFPGIDAVMDATQPWPYSGLEYVYGEHFLEHLTLDGALRFLEHAGNSLGSGGRIRLSTPNLEWVLLTHYASGAEPEETLNGTMRINRAFHGWGHQFLYSRVMLEYLLTELGFRDVAFFSYGESDTPALANLERHGGFSVYEGQPSVIIAEASRGDAPIAPSQELVDWIKSDYLRYARPGAH; from the coding sequence GTGCAGGTCGGGTGCGGACCGCACAACGCCATAGTGGGTTGGTGGAACACGGACATCCGCTCCTTCCCCGGAATAGATGCGGTCATGGATGCCACGCAGCCCTGGCCCTACAGCGGGCTAGAGTACGTTTACGGCGAGCACTTCCTGGAGCACCTCACACTTGACGGGGCGCTGAGGTTCCTGGAGCATGCCGGGAACAGCCTGGGGAGCGGGGGGAGGATCCGGCTCTCCACGCCGAACCTCGAATGGGTGCTTCTCACGCACTACGCTTCCGGCGCGGAACCGGAGGAGACCCTGAACGGGACGATGAGGATAAACCGGGCCTTTCACGGCTGGGGGCATCAGTTCCTCTACTCGCGGGTCATGCTTGAGTATCTCCTTACGGAGCTGGGTTTCCGGGACGTAGCCTTTTTCTCCTACGGCGAGAGCGACACCCCCGCGCTCGCCAACCTGGAGCGTCACGGGGGTTTCTCCGTGTACGAAGGACAGCCGAGCGTGATCATCGCGGAGGCCAGCCGGGGGGACGCGCCGATTGCACCCTCGCAGGAGCTTGTTGACTGGATCAAGAGCGATTACCTGCGCTACGCTCGTCCGGGGGCGCACTAG
- a CDS encoding RecQ family ATP-dependent DNA helicase, translating into MPNRVLKEIFGFESFRPGQEEVVRSVLEDRDTLAVMPTGGGKSLCYQVPALMRESLTVIVSPLISLMKDQVDSLIQAEVAGAAALNSGLSPEERWEVERRVRTGEIKMLYVAPERLRSLEFVLSLKRAGVGLFVVDEAHCVSEWGHDFRPDYLFLPRVVRDLGRPPVLALTATATPRVREDIVRSMRMQDPRVVVTSFDRPNLTYRVVEARKAKEKLPVLLDHIRRMQPPGIVYALSRKECEDLARGLRSFGVEAAPYHAGLSAEERARVQERFMTDELPVVVATVAFGMGVDKPNVRFVLHATVPASLPAYTQEAGRAGRDGEPSECVVVKRDADFGRRKRLISLSKTDEDAAVRLFDALVRLARDGRVNVPAATLAAAAGLDADATGVLLRALEEAGAIARGYDLWEAVEVRRLDEVSEGSGTLRPEVAAVHAALPGSGETTLAELAGRSGVRPAVAEGAVYSLMADGTVEAVPRGAVVDLRLGAERLGGGLRYEISSRLRRLSSAAFEQLEQMEGYANLRTCRREFLLGHFGESKSLAPCGGCDVCLGEVRAPVAGEVSAARLAPVRESAPPPDEALLERLKEWRKGQARTQGVPAYVVFRNSHLEEISARKPRDVRELGEVPGVGLRRAARYGEELLALLKDHESGEPPEAGEPEHLRRIEAAKALLGAGRGADAVVELYRALEVGGEAARGYIDRMLSGGEPEERREDPDAEHDRDQEAG; encoded by the coding sequence ATGCCGAACCGCGTCCTGAAGGAGATCTTCGGCTTCGAGTCCTTCCGGCCCGGGCAGGAGGAGGTCGTCCGGTCCGTTCTCGAAGACCGCGACACCCTCGCCGTGATGCCGACCGGCGGGGGGAAGAGCCTGTGCTACCAGGTCCCGGCGCTTATGCGCGAGAGCCTCACGGTCATCGTCTCGCCGCTTATCTCGCTGATGAAGGACCAGGTGGACTCCCTGATCCAGGCCGAGGTCGCCGGGGCCGCTGCGCTCAACTCGGGCCTCTCGCCCGAGGAGCGGTGGGAGGTCGAGCGGCGGGTCAGGACCGGGGAGATAAAGATGCTCTACGTCGCTCCCGAGCGGCTGCGCTCCCTTGAGTTCGTGCTCTCGCTGAAGCGGGCCGGAGTCGGGCTGTTCGTCGTGGACGAGGCTCACTGCGTCTCTGAGTGGGGCCACGACTTCCGGCCGGACTACCTCTTTCTGCCGCGCGTCGTGCGCGACCTCGGGCGTCCGCCGGTCCTTGCGCTGACGGCGACCGCGACGCCGAGGGTCCGGGAGGATATCGTGCGCTCGATGCGGATGCAGGACCCGCGCGTCGTCGTTACGAGCTTCGACCGGCCGAACCTGACCTACCGCGTCGTCGAGGCGAGAAAGGCGAAGGAGAAGCTTCCGGTCCTGCTCGACCACATCCGCCGGATGCAACCGCCCGGCATCGTCTACGCCCTCTCGCGCAAGGAGTGCGAGGACCTTGCCCGGGGACTCCGCAGCTTCGGGGTCGAGGCCGCCCCGTACCACGCGGGGCTTTCGGCCGAGGAGCGAGCGCGAGTCCAGGAGCGGTTCATGACCGACGAGCTACCCGTCGTCGTCGCTACGGTGGCGTTCGGGATGGGGGTGGACAAGCCGAACGTCCGCTTCGTCCTTCACGCGACCGTCCCGGCGAGCCTCCCGGCCTACACGCAGGAGGCCGGACGCGCCGGGCGCGACGGGGAGCCGAGCGAGTGCGTCGTCGTGAAGCGCGACGCCGACTTCGGGCGCAGGAAGCGCCTGATCTCTCTCTCGAAGACCGACGAGGACGCTGCGGTCCGGCTCTTCGACGCTCTCGTTCGCCTCGCTCGCGATGGGCGGGTGAACGTACCCGCAGCCACTCTCGCCGCCGCAGCCGGGCTCGACGCGGACGCTACCGGGGTTCTGCTGCGCGCTCTTGAAGAGGCGGGGGCGATCGCCCGCGGATACGACCTCTGGGAGGCGGTCGAGGTCCGCAGGCTCGATGAGGTGAGCGAGGGTTCCGGGACCCTAAGGCCCGAGGTGGCGGCGGTCCACGCCGCGCTTCCCGGGAGCGGGGAGACAACGCTCGCGGAGCTCGCCGGGAGGTCCGGAGTGCGTCCGGCGGTCGCGGAGGGGGCGGTGTACTCGCTGATGGCCGATGGAACGGTCGAGGCCGTGCCGCGCGGGGCGGTCGTGGACCTCCGGCTCGGGGCGGAGCGGCTCGGCGGGGGTCTGCGGTACGAGATCTCCTCCCGGCTCCGGCGCTTGAGCTCGGCCGCCTTCGAGCAGCTGGAACAGATGGAGGGCTACGCGAACCTCCGGACTTGCCGCCGGGAGTTTCTTCTCGGACACTTCGGGGAGAGCAAGAGCCTTGCGCCCTGCGGTGGCTGCGACGTGTGTCTCGGGGAGGTGAGGGCTCCGGTTGCCGGGGAGGTATCGGCCGCGCGGCTCGCTCCGGTCCGGGAATCCGCGCCTCCGCCCGACGAGGCGCTCCTTGAGCGTCTGAAGGAGTGGCGCAAGGGGCAGGCCCGCACGCAGGGAGTTCCGGCCTACGTCGTCTTCAGGAACTCGCACCTGGAGGAGATCTCCGCCCGCAAGCCCCGCGACGTGCGGGAGCTCGGGGAGGTGCCGGGAGTTGGTCTGAGAAGGGCCGCTCGCTACGGCGAGGAGCTTCTGGCGCTTCTCAAGGACCACGAGTCCGGTGAGCCGCCAGAGGCGGGAGAACCCGAGCACCTGCGGCGCATCGAGGCCGCAAAGGCCCTTCTCGGGGCCGGGCGCGGAGCGGACGCCGTCGTAGAGCTTTACCGGGCGCTCGAGGTCGGCGGCGAGGCTGCGCGGGGGTATATAGACAGGATGCTCTCCGGCGGGGAGCCGGAAGAGCGGCGAGAGGACCCGGACGCCGAACACGACAGGGATCAGGAGGCAGGATGA
- a CDS encoding class I SAM-dependent methyltransferase, whose translation MPRYRTEQIAVIGRLKGYLRLDAGVGKAVSPRPEERPSESKAGPPRKDGRAAVRNRHALPLPDPQADRIEIFKTLLGPLPPGKLVDLGAGHGKFSIAAQELGWDVTAVDARTVRMPMTEGIEWLESDVRDFDPSGYGCICVLGLFYHLAVEDQLALLRKCAGTLTIVDTHVAGGVEVKLDGYEGVYFDEVPGGTPEERNAKPTASWGNETSFWPTQESFIRMARDCGFSQVSAVLPPHAKNRTFYVLYP comes from the coding sequence ATGCCACGTTACAGAACAGAGCAGATCGCGGTTATCGGCAGGCTTAAGGGTTATCTTAGGCTCGACGCCGGCGTAGGAAAAGCAGTGTCGCCCCGACCGGAAGAGAGACCGTCCGAGTCTAAGGCAGGGCCGCCTAGAAAGGACGGCCGAGCCGCCGTCCGCAACCGACACGCCCTGCCGCTCCCGGACCCGCAGGCCGACAGGATCGAGATCTTCAAGACCCTTCTCGGGCCGCTCCCTCCGGGAAAGCTGGTGGACCTCGGTGCCGGACATGGCAAGTTCTCGATCGCCGCGCAGGAGCTCGGCTGGGACGTTACGGCTGTGGATGCAAGAACGGTGCGGATGCCCATGACGGAGGGCATCGAGTGGTTAGAAAGCGATGTGAGGGACTTCGACCCCTCGGGCTACGGTTGCATCTGTGTTCTTGGGCTCTTCTACCACCTCGCCGTCGAGGACCAGTTGGCCCTGCTCCGGAAGTGCGCCGGCACGTTGACGATCGTTGACACCCACGTCGCTGGCGGAGTGGAAGTCAAGCTCGACGGCTACGAAGGAGTCTACTTCGACGAAGTTCCCGGCGGCACGCCAGAGGAGCGCAATGCCAAGCCGACCGCCTCGTGGGGCAACGAGACCTCGTTCTGGCCTACTCAGGAGTCCTTTATCCGGATGGCGCGCGACTGTGGTTTCTCTCAGGTCTCCGCCGTATTACCACCGCACGCGAAGAACAGGACCTTCTATGTCCTCTACCCGTGA
- the pgsA gene encoding CDP-diacylglycerol--glycerol-3-phosphate 3-phosphatidyltransferase, with protein MNLANQLTLARIVAIVPLMIALYVPFPGHYWTVLVIYVLALLTDYLDGVFARRQGKVTGFGKLMDSIADKALIVSVFFALVELGLMASWMAAIMVIREFAVTGLRMVALESGEVIAANSWGKAKMNAQSVAVFVLLLSLTGWLAPGFFAGLGWWLMVVAVVLTLISGWSYLKDTPRILSVQSRRDQRL; from the coding sequence GTGAACCTCGCAAACCAGCTAACGTTGGCGCGTATCGTAGCGATCGTGCCGCTCATGATCGCCCTCTACGTCCCGTTCCCCGGGCACTACTGGACCGTTCTCGTGATCTACGTGCTCGCCCTCTTGACCGACTACCTCGACGGGGTGTTCGCCCGCCGGCAGGGAAAGGTGACGGGCTTCGGCAAGCTGATGGACTCGATCGCCGACAAGGCGCTTATCGTCTCGGTCTTTTTCGCGCTCGTCGAGCTCGGGCTGATGGCGTCGTGGATGGCCGCTATCATGGTCATCCGGGAGTTCGCGGTGACGGGCCTTAGGATGGTGGCCCTTGAGAGCGGCGAGGTCATCGCGGCGAACAGCTGGGGCAAGGCGAAGATGAACGCCCAGAGCGTTGCGGTCTTTGTTCTTCTGCTCTCGCTCACCGGCTGGCTCGCCCCGGGATTCTTCGCCGGGCTCGGGTGGTGGCTGATGGTCGTTGCGGTGGTGCTGACCCTTATCTCGGGCTGGTCCTACCTCAAGGACACGCCGCGAATCCTCTCGGTGCAGTCGAGGCGGGACCAGCGCCTCTAG
- a CDS encoding secondary thiamine-phosphate synthase enzyme YjbQ, translating into MKSVEVGVRTEERYEFVPITDEVKRVVEESGVREGLCVVASTHTTAGITINEDYDPDVRRDLRAASRALVNALDVSFEHAEGNSDSHLLTSLFGPSQTLTVRDGRLDLGRWQGVYLCEFDGPRSRTVRVSIIEG; encoded by the coding sequence ATGAAGAGCGTGGAGGTCGGGGTCAGGACGGAGGAGCGCTACGAGTTTGTCCCGATCACGGACGAGGTGAAGCGGGTTGTGGAGGAGTCCGGGGTGAGGGAGGGGCTCTGCGTCGTCGCCTCGACGCACACGACGGCCGGGATCACGATAAACGAAGACTACGACCCGGACGTCCGGCGCGACCTCCGCGCCGCGAGCCGGGCCCTCGTAAACGCCCTCGACGTCAGCTTCGAGCACGCCGAGGGGAACAGCGACTCGCACCTCCTCACGAGCCTCTTCGGTCCCTCCCAGACCCTCACCGTCCGGGACGGGCGGCTCGACCTCGGGCGCTGGCAGGGCGTCTACCTCTGCGAGTTCGACGGCCCGAGAAGCCGCACCGTGCGCGTCTCTATTATCGAGGGCTAG